A DNA window from Arachis hypogaea cultivar Tifrunner chromosome 18, arahy.Tifrunner.gnm2.J5K5, whole genome shotgun sequence contains the following coding sequences:
- the LOC112770932 gene encoding disease resistance protein RPV1 isoform X1, whose amino-acid sequence MGSKDPSEKARVWRPKFKFKALLCCPRSSSATATPPPPPQDSACSSTHQSNRRVYKHDVFLSFRGTDTRNNFTDHLYHNLIREGVLAFKDNERLQKGEPISAQLLQAIRDSRVSIIVFSRDYAASTWCLDEMATIAQCKKEFGQTVFSVFYDVDPSDVRKQRGVYEDAFLLHTERFQQDLGKVERWKRAMTDLANSAGWDVRDKPEFTEIDKMIQKVIKKLDHRFSGSADDLVGIQPCVKELEQVLKINPKDEDVRVLGIWGMGGIGKTTLASVLYDKISYMFDAHCFIEDVHRSYRDGSAIAVQRQILRRTLDEQDLGKYSPSEIAGIIRNRLSSKEVLIVLDNVNEMEQLEQLAINPKLLGRGSRMIITTRDEHILKSYGVDAIHKVSLLNSHDASDLFLRKAFKSDRPSSSTCMELTPSILEYAQGLPLAIKVVGSFLYNRNASQWRDYFERLKKHPDKKVTDVLQISFDTLQKEDKEIFLHIACFFIGQREEYVKRILDVCGLHPHIGIQVLKERSLITIKNQEFHMHDMFQELGKKLVRERYPEEPALWSRVWLYSDFESALMSAETGTNNVKAIVLDQKKEMPESRQLRIEGLSKLRDLKLLILYQKNFLGSLDSLSPNLQYLAWHGYPFASLPSFQPYSRLVELNLPYSNVKRLWEGNRNIPHLEKMDLSYSKDLIETPNFEWNPNLKRLDFTGCTNLTHVHPSIGLLKQLGYLSLQNCSSLLNLNLGDDCNLSSLRVLRLSGCTNLGKTPDFTGLSNLEYLDFGHCTNLTTVHESIGALAMLKFLSLRSCRNIVDIPNEVNNMISLQTLDLRECKLLMSPLGQISMSSSYLGCLISLDLGSCNLIETIPDSIGDLSCLERLNLEGTVLRRLPGTIKKLSRLAYLNLACCDYLQGLHELPFDSAPSGGRYFQTVSASRNHRSGLYVVNKYNMLRMKLFDCMLAALSWFARLVEQPCHFRCGFDIIIPGNKSGGIPGWYFIHQFKAGSAVRVVDYDDADDNWLGVSFYVTSQYVLDNCTPPGQLRHHFYLSFESEHTEEHFDMPSIVEHHLHSVPGVTHAWIIYVSRVHCHFVKTGARIRFKACQGLKLQKWGFRMVFKQDIEELKRRLKSKDIKKHSPIFDSSRLVIETEYVDEDPSSSSESKIMLPYNWLVTDEEENEKMEAKAKEDDLSNLGLI is encoded by the exons ATGGGATCAAAAGATCCAAGCGAGAAGGCGCGGGTTTGGAGACCCAAGTTTAAGTTTAAGGCCCTACTCTGTTGCCCAAGAAGTTCATCAGCTACAGcaacacctcctcctcctccgcaAGATTCAGCTTGCAGTTCCACTCATCAGTCAAACAGGCGAGTATACAAGCATGATGTGTTTCTGAGTTTCAGGGGCACCGACACCCGCAACAATTTCACCGATCATCTCTATCATAATCTCATCAGGGAAGGAGTTTTGGCCTTCAAGGACAACGAGAGGCTTCAGAAAGGGGAACCTATCTCTGCTCAGCTTCTGCAAGCCATCAGAGATTCCCGTGTTTCTATCATTGTCTTCTCACGTGATTATGCTGCCTCCACATGGTGCCTCGATGAAATGGCTACCATAGCTCAATGCAAGAAAGAGTTCGGACAGACGGTTTTCTCCGTTTTCTATGACGTGGATCCTTCCGATGTTCGAAAGCAGCGCGGGGTGTATGAGGATGCTTTTCTTTTGCATACGGAGCGGTTTCAACAAGATCTTGGCAAGGTTGAACGCTGGAAGAGAGCTATGACGGATTTGGCCAATTCTGCTGGATGGGATGTTAGAGATAA ACCAGAATTCACAGAGATTGATAAAATGAttcaaaaagtaataaaaaaattggaTCATAGATTTTCTGGGTCTGCTGATGATCTTGTAGGGATACAACCATGTGTAAAAGAATTAGAACAAGTTCTAAAGATAAACCCAAAGGATGAAGATGTTAGAGTTCTTGGAATCTGGGGAATGGGCGGAATAGGAAAGACAACTCTTGCCAGTGTCTTGTATGACAAAATCTCTTATATGTTTGACGCACATTGCTTTATCGAGGATGTGCACAGAAGTTATAGAGATGGCAGTGCTATTGCCGTTCAAAGACAGATTCTTCGTCGAACTCTAGATGAACAAGATCTGGGAAAATATAGTCCTTCTGAAATAGCTGGCATAATCAGAAATAGGCTATCTTCCAAAGAGGTCCTTATAGTTCTTGATAATGTTAATGAAATGGAACAATTAGAACAATTGGCTATTAATCctaaattacttggaagaggaagCAGAATGATCATAACCACTAGGGATGAACATATTCTTAAAAGTTATGGAGTAGATGCAATTCACAAGGTTTCGTTATTGAATTCCCATGATGCGTCGGATCTTTTTTTAAGAAAGGCCTTCAAAAGTGACCGTCCTAGTAGCAGCACTTGCATGGAGTTGACTCCTAGTATATTGGAATATGCTCAAGGTCTTCCATTAGCAATCAAAGTAGTGGGTTCTTTCTTGTACAATAGGAATGCTTCCCAATGGAGAGATTATTTTGAAAGACTGAAGAAACATCCAGACAAAAAAGTTACTGATGTGCTTCAAATAAGTTTTGACACACTGCAAAAAGAAGACAAAGAAATATTTTTGCACATTGCTTGCTTTTTCATAGGGCAGAGGGAAGAGTATGTAAAGCGAATTCTAGATGTTTGTGGACTACACCCTCACATTGGAATTCAAGTTCTAAAGGAGAGATCACTCATAACTATTAAGAACCAAGAGTTTCATATGCATGACATGTTTCAAGAATTGGGGAAGAAACTTGTTCGAGAAAGATATCCTGAAGAGCCAGCATTATGGAGCAGAGTATGGCTCTATAGCGATTTTGAAAGTGCTTTGATGTCAGCTGAGACG GGAACAAACAATGTTAAAGCCATAGTCTTGGATCAGAAAAAGGAGATGCCCGAGTCCAGGCAGTTGAGGATAGAAGGATTGTCAAAATTGAGGGATCTTAAATTGCTTATATTATACCAAAAGAACTTTTTAGGAAGCCTCGATTCTCTTTCCCCTAATCTACAGTATCTTGCTTGGCATGGCTATCCTTTCGCTTCTTTGCCATCGTTTCAACCTTATAGTAGGCTTGTTGAACTGAACCTACCTTATAGCAACGTCAAACGACTCTGGGAAGGCAACAGG AATATCCCACACTTGGAAAAGATGGACTTGAGCTACTCAAAGGATCTCATAGAGACACCAAATTTTGAATGGAACCCAAACCTTAAGCGACTAGATTTTACAGGATGCACAAACTTGACGCATGTCCATCCCTCAATTGGACTTCTTAAGCAGCTTGGATACTTGAGTTTGCAAAACTGTAGCAGTTTGTTGAACCTCAATCTTGGCGATGATTGTAATTTAAGTTCTCTGAGAGTTCTACGCCTTTCTGGCTGCACGAACCTTGGGAAGACCCCAGATTTCACAGGGCTTTCAAATCTTGAGTACCTTGATTTTGGACATTGTACAAATTTAACTACAGTTCATGAATCTATTGGTGCTCTTGCAATGTTGAAGTTCTTGAGTTTGAGGAGCTGCAGAAATATTGTTGATATCCCCAATGAAGTGAACAATATGATATCTCTTCAGACTCTAGATTTAAGAGAGTGTAAACTACTGATGTCTCCCCTTGGACAGATTTCTATGTCTTCCTCTTATCTAGGATGTTTGATATCTCTGGACCTTGGCTCATGCAATTTAATAGAAACTATTCCTGATTCTATTGGTGATTTGAGTTGCTTAGAAAGATTAAACTTGGAGGGAACTGTCCTAAGACGTCTACCTGGTACCATCAAGAAGCTTTCGAGGCTGGCATACTTGAATTTGGCATGTTGCGATTATCTTCAAGGATTACATGAGCTCCCATTTGATAGTGCACCATCAGGGGGAAGGTATTTTCAAACGGTATCTGCATCTCGTAACCATAGGTCAGGATTGTATGTTGTAAACAAATACAATATGCTTAGGATGAAATTATTTGATTGCATGCTGGCTGCTCTCTCATGGTTTGCAAGACTTGTTGAG CAACCTTGTCATTTCCGATGTGGGTTTGACATCATTATTCCTGGAAATAAGAGTGGTGGAATTCCAGGATGGTATTTCATTCATCAGTTTAAAGCTGGGTCAGCTGTAAGGGTAGTGGATTATGATGATGCAGATGACAACTGGCTTGGCGTTTCATTTTATGTTACATCTCAGTATGTTCTAGATAATTGTACTCCACCTGGACAGCTACGGCatcatttttatctttcttttgaaAGTGAGCACACAGAAGAACATTTTGATATGCCTTCTATAGTCGAACACCATCTGCATTCTGTACCTGGGGTAACACATGCTTGGATAATCTATGTCTCTCGGGTGCATTGCCATTTTGTGAAAACTGGAGCCCGTATAAGATTTAAAGCCTGCCAGGGATTGAAGTTGCAGAAATGGGGGTTTCGCATGGTGTTCAAACAAGATATAGAGGAACTGAAGAGGAGGTTAAAAAGTAAGGATATTAAAAAGCACAGTcctatctttgattcttccaGATTGGTCATTGAGACTGAGTATGTTGATGAAGACCCAAGTAGCAGTTCGGAGTCCAAGATCATGCTTCCTTATAATTGGTTGGTTACCGACGAAGAAGAAAATGAGAAGATGGAGGCAAAGGCCAAAGAAGATGATCTCTCTAATTTGGGCCTTATATAG
- the LOC112770932 gene encoding disease resistance protein Roq1 isoform X2, whose amino-acid sequence MLEIRIQPCVKELEQVLKINPKDEDVRVLGIWGMGGIGKTTLASVLYDKISYMFDAHCFIEDVHRSYRDGSAIAVQRQILRRTLDEQDLGKYSPSEIAGIIRNRLSSKEVLIVLDNVNEMEQLEQLAINPKLLGRGSRMIITTRDEHILKSYGVDAIHKVSLLNSHDASDLFLRKAFKSDRPSSSTCMELTPSILEYAQGLPLAIKVVGSFLYNRNASQWRDYFERLKKHPDKKVTDVLQISFDTLQKEDKEIFLHIACFFIGQREEYVKRILDVCGLHPHIGIQVLKERSLITIKNQEFHMHDMFQELGKKLVRERYPEEPALWSRVWLYSDFESALMSAETGTNNVKAIVLDQKKEMPESRQLRIEGLSKLRDLKLLILYQKNFLGSLDSLSPNLQYLAWHGYPFASLPSFQPYSRLVELNLPYSNVKRLWEGNRNIPHLEKMDLSYSKDLIETPNFEWNPNLKRLDFTGCTNLTHVHPSIGLLKQLGYLSLQNCSSLLNLNLGDDCNLSSLRVLRLSGCTNLGKTPDFTGLSNLEYLDFGHCTNLTTVHESIGALAMLKFLSLRSCRNIVDIPNEVNNMISLQTLDLRECKLLMSPLGQISMSSSYLGCLISLDLGSCNLIETIPDSIGDLSCLERLNLEGTVLRRLPGTIKKLSRLAYLNLACCDYLQGLHELPFDSAPSGGRYFQTVSASRNHRSGLYVVNKYNMLRMKLFDCMLAALSWFARLVEQPCHFRCGFDIIIPGNKSGGIPGWYFIHQFKAGSAVRVVDYDDADDNWLGVSFYVTSQYVLDNCTPPGQLRHHFYLSFESEHTEEHFDMPSIVEHHLHSVPGVTHAWIIYVSRVHCHFVKTGARIRFKACQGLKLQKWGFRMVFKQDIEELKRRLKSKDIKKHSPIFDSSRLVIETEYVDEDPSSSSESKIMLPYNWLVTDEEENEKMEAKAKEDDLSNLGLI is encoded by the exons ATGTTAGAGATAA GGATACAACCATGTGTAAAAGAATTAGAACAAGTTCTAAAGATAAACCCAAAGGATGAAGATGTTAGAGTTCTTGGAATCTGGGGAATGGGCGGAATAGGAAAGACAACTCTTGCCAGTGTCTTGTATGACAAAATCTCTTATATGTTTGACGCACATTGCTTTATCGAGGATGTGCACAGAAGTTATAGAGATGGCAGTGCTATTGCCGTTCAAAGACAGATTCTTCGTCGAACTCTAGATGAACAAGATCTGGGAAAATATAGTCCTTCTGAAATAGCTGGCATAATCAGAAATAGGCTATCTTCCAAAGAGGTCCTTATAGTTCTTGATAATGTTAATGAAATGGAACAATTAGAACAATTGGCTATTAATCctaaattacttggaagaggaagCAGAATGATCATAACCACTAGGGATGAACATATTCTTAAAAGTTATGGAGTAGATGCAATTCACAAGGTTTCGTTATTGAATTCCCATGATGCGTCGGATCTTTTTTTAAGAAAGGCCTTCAAAAGTGACCGTCCTAGTAGCAGCACTTGCATGGAGTTGACTCCTAGTATATTGGAATATGCTCAAGGTCTTCCATTAGCAATCAAAGTAGTGGGTTCTTTCTTGTACAATAGGAATGCTTCCCAATGGAGAGATTATTTTGAAAGACTGAAGAAACATCCAGACAAAAAAGTTACTGATGTGCTTCAAATAAGTTTTGACACACTGCAAAAAGAAGACAAAGAAATATTTTTGCACATTGCTTGCTTTTTCATAGGGCAGAGGGAAGAGTATGTAAAGCGAATTCTAGATGTTTGTGGACTACACCCTCACATTGGAATTCAAGTTCTAAAGGAGAGATCACTCATAACTATTAAGAACCAAGAGTTTCATATGCATGACATGTTTCAAGAATTGGGGAAGAAACTTGTTCGAGAAAGATATCCTGAAGAGCCAGCATTATGGAGCAGAGTATGGCTCTATAGCGATTTTGAAAGTGCTTTGATGTCAGCTGAGACG GGAACAAACAATGTTAAAGCCATAGTCTTGGATCAGAAAAAGGAGATGCCCGAGTCCAGGCAGTTGAGGATAGAAGGATTGTCAAAATTGAGGGATCTTAAATTGCTTATATTATACCAAAAGAACTTTTTAGGAAGCCTCGATTCTCTTTCCCCTAATCTACAGTATCTTGCTTGGCATGGCTATCCTTTCGCTTCTTTGCCATCGTTTCAACCTTATAGTAGGCTTGTTGAACTGAACCTACCTTATAGCAACGTCAAACGACTCTGGGAAGGCAACAGG AATATCCCACACTTGGAAAAGATGGACTTGAGCTACTCAAAGGATCTCATAGAGACACCAAATTTTGAATGGAACCCAAACCTTAAGCGACTAGATTTTACAGGATGCACAAACTTGACGCATGTCCATCCCTCAATTGGACTTCTTAAGCAGCTTGGATACTTGAGTTTGCAAAACTGTAGCAGTTTGTTGAACCTCAATCTTGGCGATGATTGTAATTTAAGTTCTCTGAGAGTTCTACGCCTTTCTGGCTGCACGAACCTTGGGAAGACCCCAGATTTCACAGGGCTTTCAAATCTTGAGTACCTTGATTTTGGACATTGTACAAATTTAACTACAGTTCATGAATCTATTGGTGCTCTTGCAATGTTGAAGTTCTTGAGTTTGAGGAGCTGCAGAAATATTGTTGATATCCCCAATGAAGTGAACAATATGATATCTCTTCAGACTCTAGATTTAAGAGAGTGTAAACTACTGATGTCTCCCCTTGGACAGATTTCTATGTCTTCCTCTTATCTAGGATGTTTGATATCTCTGGACCTTGGCTCATGCAATTTAATAGAAACTATTCCTGATTCTATTGGTGATTTGAGTTGCTTAGAAAGATTAAACTTGGAGGGAACTGTCCTAAGACGTCTACCTGGTACCATCAAGAAGCTTTCGAGGCTGGCATACTTGAATTTGGCATGTTGCGATTATCTTCAAGGATTACATGAGCTCCCATTTGATAGTGCACCATCAGGGGGAAGGTATTTTCAAACGGTATCTGCATCTCGTAACCATAGGTCAGGATTGTATGTTGTAAACAAATACAATATGCTTAGGATGAAATTATTTGATTGCATGCTGGCTGCTCTCTCATGGTTTGCAAGACTTGTTGAG CAACCTTGTCATTTCCGATGTGGGTTTGACATCATTATTCCTGGAAATAAGAGTGGTGGAATTCCAGGATGGTATTTCATTCATCAGTTTAAAGCTGGGTCAGCTGTAAGGGTAGTGGATTATGATGATGCAGATGACAACTGGCTTGGCGTTTCATTTTATGTTACATCTCAGTATGTTCTAGATAATTGTACTCCACCTGGACAGCTACGGCatcatttttatctttcttttgaaAGTGAGCACACAGAAGAACATTTTGATATGCCTTCTATAGTCGAACACCATCTGCATTCTGTACCTGGGGTAACACATGCTTGGATAATCTATGTCTCTCGGGTGCATTGCCATTTTGTGAAAACTGGAGCCCGTATAAGATTTAAAGCCTGCCAGGGATTGAAGTTGCAGAAATGGGGGTTTCGCATGGTGTTCAAACAAGATATAGAGGAACTGAAGAGGAGGTTAAAAAGTAAGGATATTAAAAAGCACAGTcctatctttgattcttccaGATTGGTCATTGAGACTGAGTATGTTGATGAAGACCCAAGTAGCAGTTCGGAGTCCAAGATCATGCTTCCTTATAATTGGTTGGTTACCGACGAAGAAGAAAATGAGAAGATGGAGGCAAAGGCCAAAGAAGATGATCTCTCTAATTTGGGCCTTATATAG